The genomic segment ACGGATGTCTATACAGGGGAGGTGATCCAAATTTTTGCGGGGCATAGCAATGATGTGTTGTACGCCGCCATCAGCGCTGATGGGCAGAATGTCCTCACGGGGGGGCTGGATAAGACGGTGCGCTTGTGGGAAACGGTTTCCGGCAAGGAAATCCGCCGTTTCACGGAACATCAAGCGCCGGTATATCGGGTTGCCTTTTCTCCTGATGGGCGCTACGCCCTCAGTGGGGATCAACAGGGGCAGGTGCGGTTATGGGCAACGGATAAATCGCAGACTGTTCGCCAATTCACGGCAGAGTCGCCCGTTTACAGCGTTGATTATTCCCCCGATGGGCGCTATGTGGCGGCAGGGATGGATGGGGGGGATGTCGTTATTTGGGACACTCGAACAGAATCCGTCGTGCGACGATGGAAGGCGGATGATGTCCACCTCAACGAGGTTCGTTTTTCCCCTGATGGGCGCTATCTGGTGACGCTGAACGCTGGCGCTAGAAATGTCATTTTATGGGATATTGCCACTGGAAAACGCCAACGCGACTATGGTCAATATCCCCGTGAAGGGTGGGACATTGCCTTTTCTCCCGATGGGCAGTACCTTGCCGTTGGCAATCTGGACGGCATCGCTTACCTCTACGACACAATGACAGGGGCGCTGCTGCGCACCTTTGCTGGACACTCCAAAAACGTTTATGGGGTGGCTCTTTCGCCCGATGGAACGTCCCTTGTTACCGTTAGTGCAGATGGCAGGATGATTCTGTGGGAGGTGGCAAGCGGGAAGCAACTGCGCATCTTTGAAGGAGACGGCGTAGAAATCCTCACAGTTGCCTTTTCTCCCGATGGACGGTACATCGTCACAGGGGGAGGTGGGGGTGGCAACCCCGCGCCGCGCTTGTGGGAGGTGGAAACGGGGAACACGATCCGCTTTTTTGGCGATGGCGTCGTCCGTGTCAACGTTACCCGCGTTACTTTTTCTACTGACGGGCGCTATGTTCTCGCCACCACCCGCGATCCCGACGACCCGACGCGGGGGTATATCTATGTGTGGGAGGTGGAGAGTGGGCGACTAATACGGCAACTGATTGGACACCGCGATTTTGTCAACAGCGCCCGTTTCTCCCCTGAGGGATTGCATATCGTCAGCGGCGGGCAAGATGGCACGATTCGCCTGTGGGATACGGCGGTGATGGGGATGGTGGACTATGCCTGTTCACGCTTGTTTGGCGATCTGACAAAGGAAGAACTGGTGACCTTTGGAATCAGCGACACCACCCCAAGCTGCCCAACCTTTGCCGCCATCACCGATATGACCGCTGCCCACCCAACGGCGACACCTCTTGCCCAACCATGGACGCCCGTCCCGACGGCGCTCATCCCTCAGACAACGCCCATCCTGCCGCTCCCCACATGGACGCCATTCACCCCGACAGCAACCTTCCTCCCGCCTGCAACGGTGACTGCCGCGCTGCCGCCCAATACACGCCTCCCCGTTACTGTCACGCGGGATGCCTCACCGCTGCCAACGGTGACGTTGGACATTCCGCCCGTCACGGCGACGCTGAACACGGCGATCCCTTCGCCAACGTTGACCCCAACGCCGCTGCCAACGAACACATCTGCTCCACTCCCACCGCTGCCAACGATCTTTTTCCCGCCGACGCCCACCTATGAGCCAACGCGGACACCGCGCCGGTAACTTGGTTGTGGTGAGGGTTTGGGGTCAGAACCCCTAACCCCCCGGTTACTGCGCCGCAGTCCCCTTTCCCCGTACACAGGGAAAGGGGAGAAAGTCCCTCTCTGTGTTAGGGGGTGGGGCAATCCTCGTAGGGCGCTCACGGGCGGCGATGGGCGCAAGGCATGGCGCCCTTACGAGAATGACACTCTCAACAGAGCCTAGACCACTCGGTGCTTGGGCAACTCGTTTAGGCTGACCTAATGGCGGACACGCCTTTCAACCCCGCACCCTTCATGGCGGGTCGTCTGTAGGGAAGCGTCATGTACGCTTCCCTCATTCCCGTTGGTAAAATTCAACAAATGGTCTGACTGACAAATATTGACATCTGTCATTTTATATATTATACTGCGTCCATCGACTGTTGACAGAGGGCATCATCATGACTCGCACGCTTGGTTCTGCCGGACTTGCTGTCTCGGCAATTGGTCTTGGTTGTATGGGCATGTCGGATTTGTATGGTCCAAGTGATGAGGCGGAGAGCGGCGCCACACTTCACGCGGCGCTTGAGGCGGGGATCACCTTGCTGGATACCGCCGACTTTTACGGGATGGGACACAACGAACGACTAATTGGTGAGGCACTGCGCAGCCATACTCGCCAACAGGTTGTGGTTAGCGTTAAGTTTGGTGTGTTACGCGCACCGAATGGCAGTGTCGGCGGGCTTGACGGGCGACCAGCCGCCGTCAAAAACTTCCTCGCCTACACCCTGCGGCGGCTTGGTACAGACTATGTGGACATATACCGTCCGGCACGGGTCGATCCCAATGTACCGATTGAGGACACCGTTGGGGCAATCGCGGATATGGTGAAGGCGGGGTATGTGCGGCACATCGGTCTTTCCGAAGCGGGAGTTGATACGCTGCGCCGCGCACAAGCCACCCATCCCATCGTTGATCTGCAAATTGAATATTCCCTGTTCTCACGCGGGATTGAGGCGGAGATTCTGCCAACCTGCCGTGAGCTTGGCATTGGGGTGACAGCTTACGGCGTCCTCTCGCGTGGGCTGCTGAGTGGGCATTGGTCGAAGGAACGGACGATGGCGGCACACGATTTCCGCAAGGCAAGTCCGCGCTTTGATGGGGAAAATCTGGATCATAATCTTGGGCTTGTGGACGCCCTGCGCGAGATTGCACAAGCAAAGGCGGTAACTGTTGCCCAGATCGCTATTGCGTGGGTATTAGCGCGTGGCGAGGATATAGTTCCGCTGGTGGGAGCGCGGCGGCGGGATCGTCTGACGGAAGCGTTGGGCGCACGGAATGTTTTTCTGACAGCGGACGATTTGGCGAAGATTGAGCGTGCTGTGCCGCTTGGCGCTGCCGCCGGGGAACGTTATAATGTGCATGGGATGGCGTCCCTCGACAGCGAGCGCGAACGGCGTGGCAGCGCCTGAACTATCCTTCATTTGGTGATGGATGAGCGAAGTCACCCATCCTATGTAAACAGCAGCACGGCGATGTGATGACCGAAACAGCACTCACCCCTGAACAGATTTTGGAAGCGGCAGAAGATGTCCTTCGTCGGTTTGGTCCCGCCAAAGCGACAGTCGTTGACGTTGCCCGCGTGTTGGGGGTGAGTCACGGGAGTGTTTACCGGCACTTTCCAAGCAAGGCAGCCTTGCGCGATGCCGTCACCGAACGCTGGTTGGCGCGTCTTTGCGCACCATTGGCAGCGGTGGTGGGGGAGAATACGCCCGCCCCAGAGCGGCTGCGGCGCTGGTTTGATCTCTTGATTCGCTCCAAACGAAGCCGTGCGCTAGACGATCCCGAACTGTTTGCCACCTACATTCAACTTGTCGCCGGCGCAAGAGATGTCGTCAAAGGGCATGTCGATACCCTTGTCAGCCAGATCGCCCAGATCATCGCCGAGGGGGTTAAACAAGGCGACTTTACAGTAAATGATCCTTTTGCCGCAGGGCAGGGGGTGTTCTATGCCACAGCACGCTTCCATGATCCTGTTCATGCCGCAGAGTGGGCTGATCTGAACATCGATGCGGCATTTGAGAGCGTCTGGACGCTTCTTATGAGAGGTCTCGGCGCAGGCAATCCGTGATGAGACTATGGAAGAAACGCCCACTAATAGTTCGTCAGGAAGGTAATTAGTGTAATTCCCGTAGGGGCGCAATGCCTTTTGCGCCCATCGCCGCCCGTGAGCGCCCGCTGCTTTAGCGGCGGGATCATGCGTTATCCCGCCTTTTCACTGTGTTTGTACTTAGGGTGTGTAAGCAGCCCCTCCCACGGTGGATTGAACGCCTCTTTGTCCTTCAGCGCGTCACCCAGACGCCTTCGCCTCTGAGCATCATAGCGAGAAGATCGGGAAAGGTTTTTCGTTCTAGGGGCTTGCCCAGAAAGCCATCGAATCCGGCTGAACGCGCCTCGTTCATATGGCTTACATGGGTGGTGTAAGCAATGATTGGCACGCCCTCAAAAAGAGGCAGTCCACGCAGGGAGGATAAGACTTGATAGCCGTTCATGGCGGGCATTTCAAGGTCTAAAAAAACGACA from the Anaerolineales bacterium genome contains:
- a CDS encoding aldo/keto reductase — its product is MMTRTLGSAGLAVSAIGLGCMGMSDLYGPSDEAESGATLHAALEAGITLLDTADFYGMGHNERLIGEALRSHTRQQVVVSVKFGVLRAPNGSVGGLDGRPAAVKNFLAYTLRRLGTDYVDIYRPARVDPNVPIEDTVGAIADMVKAGYVRHIGLSEAGVDTLRRAQATHPIVDLQIEYSLFSRGIEAEILPTCRELGIGVTAYGVLSRGLLSGHWSKERTMAAHDFRKASPRFDGENLDHNLGLVDALREIAQAKAVTVAQIAIAWVLARGEDIVPLVGARRRDRLTEALGARNVFLTADDLAKIERAVPLGAAAGERYNVHGMASLDSERERRGSA
- a CDS encoding TetR family transcriptional regulator → MTETALTPEQILEAAEDVLRRFGPAKATVVDVARVLGVSHGSVYRHFPSKAALRDAVTERWLARLCAPLAAVVGENTPAPERLRRWFDLLIRSKRSRALDDPELFATYIQLVAGARDVVKGHVDTLVSQIAQIIAEGVKQGDFTVNDPFAAGQGVFYATARFHDPVHAAEWADLNIDAAFESVWTLLMRGLGAGNP
- a CDS encoding response regulator; the protein is MTDFKGIRALIIDDDEASVNVLGYLLHALEVEVDVITDSHWISEKIGTITRPHVVFLDLEMPAMNGYQVLSSLRGLPLFEGVPIIAYTTHVSHMNEARSAGFDGFLGKPLERKTFPDLLAMMLRGEGVWVTR